A segment of the Terribacillus aidingensis genome:
GTTTAAGTCAGCTGCGGCTGCTTTTCAAGGGCGGCTTCGCTTCTTTTTTCCAGCCAGATCAGTAGTCGCCAGTACATTTTGTACATACATTTAAGGAGGCTGTAAAATGGACAAGCTTATTCGCAATGGTATCGTAATTAATGGAACAGGAGAGGTAATAGAGGATGCTGTGATTGCCATTAAAGAAGATCGTATCGCTGCTATGGGGCCATCGGCTGACTTTATCGGTATTGATGCCAAAGAAGTCGTTGACGCACAGGGCGGTTATATACTGCCAGGTTTGATCGATACACATGTGCATATGATGATGGAAATTAAAGACGTACGGGAATCACTTATCACTCCTTTTTCGATGCGTTTCTATGAAGCGTTGACGTACATGAAACGAACACTGGATGCAGGCATCACGACAGTAAGAGATGCTGGTTATGCCGACCTTGGCGTAAAACAGGCCATCGAACATGGCTTGATTAGCGGACCGCGTATGCAAATAAGCATTAATCCGCTTACGATCACAGGTGGTCATGGTGATAATTGGATGGTGTCCGATATGGATTTGACTAATAAAGCTTATCCAGGGTTTCCATCTGGTATTTGCGATGGACCGGAGCAGGTACGTCAGAAGGTCCGGGAGATGCTTCGGGCAGGTGCGGATATTATTAAAGTACATGCGACCGGAGGTGTCATGAGTCCGACCGATCATCCGGAATTCACACAATTCTCCATGGAAGAGCTGCGCATCATCGTAGAAGAAGCAACTTATCGGAAAGGGCGTAAAGTGATGGCACATGCCCAGGGAGCAGAAGGTGTAAAACAAGCTGTCCGAGCAGGCATCCATTCTATCGAGCATGGTATCTTCCTTGACGATGAAGCAATCGAGCTCATGCTGGAGCATGGTACGTACCTTGTTCCAACGTTGCTCGCCCCTGTCAGTGTCGTGGAAGCAAGTGAAGCGAATGAAAGCATGCCTGCTTATGCGGTTGATAAAGCGAAGGAAGTAATGGAAATTCATCAGCAGAGCGTAGCAAGAGCATATGAAGCAGGTGTCAAAATTGCGATGGGAACCGATGCAGGTGTTATGGCGCATGGCATGAACTTGCGTGAGCTGGCACTGATGTGCGACATTGGCATGAGTCCGATGGAAGCAATTATTGCGACAACTAAAGTAGCTGCAGAGTGCTTAGGCTGGGAAGATAAAATCGGGACAATAGCTGAAGGTAAATTAGCAGACATAGTCATC
Coding sequences within it:
- a CDS encoding amidohydrolase family protein codes for the protein MDKLIRNGIVINGTGEVIEDAVIAIKEDRIAAMGPSADFIGIDAKEVVDAQGGYILPGLIDTHVHMMMEIKDVRESLITPFSMRFYEALTYMKRTLDAGITTVRDAGYADLGVKQAIEHGLISGPRMQISINPLTITGGHGDNWMVSDMDLTNKAYPGFPSGICDGPEQVRQKVREMLRAGADIIKVHATGGVMSPTDHPEFTQFSMEELRIIVEEATYRKGRKVMAHAQGAEGVKQAVRAGIHSIEHGIFLDDEAIELMLEHGTYLVPTLLAPVSVVEASEANESMPAYAVDKAKEVMEIHQQSVARAYEAGVKIAMGTDAGVMAHGMNLRELALMCDIGMSPMEAIIATTKVAAECLGWEDKIGTIAEGKLADIVIVQENPLENIASMADTNNIKTVIQGGKLKKQLSIQSGIPS